In Oreochromis niloticus isolate F11D_XX linkage group LG22, O_niloticus_UMD_NMBU, whole genome shotgun sequence, the sequence ATTCATCTGtttatccattttcttctgcttatccggtTCAGGATCATGGGAGGGTTGGACCCTATCGTTTTTGCTCACTTAACATATTTGTCCATTTAGGTTTTtcatttgaggttttttttttttttaagtttatagaAATTCACCGACAATATAAAAAtatcaattaaattaaatatgaattcaGTTCAAGAGATCTTTTTTATGTGTAaaccttaaatttaaaaaaatctgttgatACCTTGAGTTATACAGACACTCCTAAAGCATGAGAAATATTGGACACTGTGCATAGgaataaaacaaattaacaattAACAAACAAACTATGACAAAATGTGATATCAGTCTGATTAATTCTCTGCAGTGAGTTAAAGTACAAATTCTGCAAATTGGAAAACAACCACAAAATTCTTTAATGGTTTAAAAATGGTTGACTTCCTGTGTGGTTTAAGGTTTGGTGGTTACACTACTGTGAAATGTAGTTCTTCCTTAAATTTATATAGTAGGTACCAAGATTGAACCAAGAttaaaacaatcttaaattttcATAGGTTTTGGAGCACATCATAAATGTTATAATAATCactacatacatatatatatatatatatatatatatatatatataaagccCATCATCTCAGTGTGTAATTGGGCTGCATGAgagccttttttaaaattagctATATTTCATGAAAAGCCATAATAAACATGTGCTTTTCATGTATTATTGCCTTCCAACCTCTCATCCTGTTGTTTCTTTCAGGTTTTGGAGGCTTGCCTTTTGCACATCATCCACAAAGCCCGTTACATTGCCTCCAGTTACAGCAACCCCTTCTTCAGGGTTGACCACAACACGTCTGAGATGGAGGCGTACTGCAGCGCCCTTTGCCAGCTCCGAGCTCTTCTCCATCTCGCCCAGCAGCTGATCAACGACAACGACTGCGGCCAGCTGTACTCCCTGCAGGACGAGGACCTGAGCCGCAGCTTTGTGCAGGAGTACTCCTCCATGCACAAAGCGTGTTTCTACGGCCGCTGTCTGGGCTTTCAGGTCAGCCAACAGTGGAGACATATTTTTAATCagctttattgttttattttatttatttatttttttgttggtttgattTGTCAATTCTGCCACCTGCAGCCGTGCAGTAGGTTTAGACCTTTCCCCTAATAAAAACATGACAAGGATTTTAACTGCGATTTAATTTCTGGCAGCTTAAattccatttatttttattatttagaaataaaagcaaagacTTCACAGACTATCATTAAGTAGTGTAATATAGGCTCATTACGCTTACTATATGCAGATTAGGCAAGTTTACActgggccccatggactaaggcccggccaccagatgCTCCTGGGCCTGGTTCCAGGGTGAGCCCCTGGTAACCCTGTCCCAGGCAGGGTGAGCCGATCCCTAGGTCTTTCACACAAGCCTCTTATGTTTTGTGGTGGTAATTACTACTTGTAAAAATAAGTAAGATGCCTGTCTTTTGAATGTATTTATTAAATGCCCGTCTTATTTTGTTTCACAGTACTCCCCTTCCATTCGCCCGTTCCTGCAGACTGTTGTCATAAGTATGGTTTCATATGGAGAAACCTATGGTAAACAACAGTCTGGCTTtggtgagtttttttttttttttttttttaggatgtTGTCAAAAGTTACATTTCCTTCTTCTGAATGGGCATTTTTACCTTTAACCATCTTTAAAATAAGTATCTGTCCTCCTTTAGGAACAGCAGCCTTGTCTCTCCTCACATCAGGGAAGTATGTTATTGATCCAGAGCTCCGGGGCGCTGAGTTTGAGCGCATTACCCAGAATCTGGACATGCAGTTCTGGAAGTCCTTCTGGAACCTCACAGAGTCCGGCCTATTATCAGTAGGCAGTATCACAGACTCCTTCTTTTGCTTGTCTTTTACCTAAAGTTCTCTTCAGCATTTGAACTTCCTCCATTTCTTACTCTTTTTCAGGGCTTCAACAGAATAGCCTCCAAACAAGTGCAAGTAAACTTCACCATGACCGTGCCTCCAGTCACTCTACGCCTTCCTCTGGCCTCCGACCCCAGGCTGTCTGTCACTGTGTCACCTCCAATAGCTCACTGGGGCCCCGGGCCAGTCCACATGCGTCTGATCTCCTATGAACTCCGAGAAGGACAGGTGAAGGTCAACAACTCGTAGagtaggagaagaagaaaaaagacattttatgtaGAGAAGGCATTTAAAAGactataaaatgtaaatacagtTGTTGACACGACTGACCAATATAATGAGGATCAGTAACCAGTAAAATTTGCTTATGGATGGGCAATGAAAAATAAGCACAGGGGAAATATTCAATGTTTTCATTAGAGAGCTGCAAAAATGTGGTTGTACACATGCTGAAACATGACTTCTGTTAAAAGACTTgattgctttgttttctttattttatgatCTCATTCCTCATCCTTTCACTTTACAGGACAGTGAAGAGCTTCTAGTTTTGTCCCGTACTAAGCCTCCCCCCATCTCCACCCATCTGCCCTGGGTACAGAAACAGCCTCGCTCCCCCTGGCTGCTCATCCACTTCCATGGAGGGGGCTTTGTGGCCCAGACTTCGAAATCTCACGAGGTACACTACAGAAGacagacttcttttttttatctgtcaTAGCTGTTCTGATTAATTCTACTCAAATTCCAATGATAATAATAGTAACAGGTAGCACTAGATCTTGCattcctgtgaaaataaattaattgcaTGCCTTTTAACCCATTCGTGTTGCAGAACTATCTTCGCAGCTGGTCGAAGGAGCTGAATGTCCCGGTCCTCTCCGTCGACTACTCTCTGTCACCTGAAGCACCCTTTCCCAGAGCTCTAGAGGAATGTTTTTACGCCTACTGCTGGGCACTGAATAACTGTCATCTGCTGGGTCAGTGTGTGTTATATTACTGTAAAGCTAAACACATTGTAATTCATGGACCACATGTTGCCTAATTTGATTTAAAGTGGGGCAAACCAGTAAAACCAGTCCATAATAACCTATTTTTTCAAATTTCGTCTTTCTTATAAGTTTTTCTGAGAATTTTTCCCATGAGagattaatttaaaaacagatgATAAATAGTCTGAGATAgcttaagttaaaaaaaaaaaggtacacaACACATAAATGACTGCATTTACTGCAAGTAGTAGATTGAGCACTATATTGACAAGATCATGGCAGGAAGtatttttacagtttaaaaatatcaCAACATCACATCTGAATCTGCAGCCATGGTCCCAAAGAATTGTTAtggaaattatttttgtttttattgtcaggCTCCACTGCAGAGCGAGTTTGTCTGGCAGGCGACAGCGCTGGAGGGAATCTCTGCATCACTGTGTCCATGAAGGCCATATCCACCGGCATCCGAATCCCTGACGGCATTATGGCCGCCTACCCCGCCACTTTGCTCACCACCGATGCCTCACCCTCCCGCCTGCTCACTCTCATTGACCCGCTGCTGCCTCTAGGTGTACTCACCAAGTGCATTAATGCTTATGCAGGTATGTGTGTGCAGGGCGTGTGTGCCTGCACGGTGATCAGGTGTGTTGTTTTACAGATCATTTAACACAAGTACATCCAGGCGCCACCTGACAAGAACACGGAATATCAAGAGGATTTATGTATAAACCGTCAAATGTGGGAGGAAAAACTTACGGTTTGTCTGCCCCGTCAAACTTCTAATTAAGCATGTACTAAAAGCAAAATCTGTGCCTACCTTCAATTTAATGTCCATCGCACCACCTAGATGTCTTCCTGTTGTCAGCCACGCATAACTGCCAAAGCAAAAACTGGAAGGTttcagtcatgtgacctgttgTCCACAACCATATATAGTTTTCACTCATATTTAGTTAATTaccaaaaacaaagacacatgTATTTATCATTCTAATAATATAAGTGTTTCATGCTTTGTCTGAGTGGACCTGTAGTatatacagaaacaaaaacacgaTCAGTTTGTCTGTGGTTCCGCTTTTGCTGTCATACCACAGCCATTTTTAAACCGGGAAATAATGACATAATTTCAAcaatggccgcccctccctgagcctcatTCTGccggaagtttcttcctgttaaaagggagttttttcctttccagtgtcgccaaagcgcttgttggggttttcgctgttttctctgtattattgttgggGTTTAGCCTACAAAAACGATCTAAAGCGCCTTGAGCTAACTGTTGCTGTAATATGGCACTATATAAAGAGAACTGAGTTGAACTGAGTTAACAAAAACCAGCACTGGTACTCTGGAAGTTTGATCTGTTTTCTGATAATTCCCAGATAATTAACTTTAAAAAGATCATTTTGGCTAAAATTTGAAGGCTTATATAGGCAAATTAGTCAGCTGGTGTAGAGACGAATCACAGAATctattattaaaaatgtatagAGCAGATTACATCCCAGCTGTCTCAATGCATTTCAGAGCTGGATGTCAATGTGACTGTTGatacacacaaactcacacacaaaGGAGCCGCAGCAGACGTGATGAAGCCTGCTCGTCAGTTACGAGCAGCAGAGATCTGGGTGTGTTTATTAGCGCTCTGGAATGCAACTGCTGTAAAACAGTCTGAAAATAGCGCATTATTTTTATGATTCACCGCTTTGTTTTTACTGACACCGCTccctctctttatttattttttggctcACTCCACCACTGCCTCTCATTCTCTGACTTCATTACGGGTGTAATAAGCCAAAAAATAAAGCCAGCACAGCCTCACCAATCCATTAATGCTCATATTTCACGTCTTCCATTTGTTTTGCTGTTCTTCATCTGGTTTCTTTAAGGTTgctgagttgttgttttttaacgaTGGCACTTGTTGCGTTTGTCTTCTTGCACCCAGCTGCACCCAAGAAGTGTTTCAGGGTCAAAAAGAGACTAATGAGTGTTGTAATCCCCCAAGAGTTTATTGGTATACAGACTGTAGTACATCTAGATTTAAATCAAGGTGAAAATTAGAAGACTTACTGGAATAAAGTCTCAAAGTTGTAGTTGGGTAGTAGTTGTGATACAACTGTTCACGATCATCAGTTATATTTGAGACTGAAGCAGAAGGTCTCTGTCAAAGATAATCCAAGAGTTATTCAATAGATGTTCAATGGATTTAATCCCAAGTACTTCTGAAACtgttttttcagttgtttttctcaAGTACAACTTACTAACCGCTGAAAAGACTTTGAAATACAAGCCTCTTGTAACCATACAGTGCTCTGTATGGTTACACGGTCAAACCCTCTATCTACCTCTCATCCATGGCCACTTTAGAATCACTAATagcatgtttttggactgtgggactGAGCTGGAtacagaaagaccccagcctctGTTCATATGTGACAAGTCATTCTTCTAATGTATAAGCAATAGAACACCCTCTTTTTAAAGTACCTTAAAAAGTACTTGTAGAACTCTAAGGTATTGGGCATACCTACTGATTTGTTCAGTGGATATTCTCTAATAATTCACAAGTGTGTGCCAGACTcgtgtgtgggttttttgttgttgtttgtttgtttttcttcacggTTGTTGTTTCCTCTGCTGACCAAACGTTGGTATCCTCTCAGGTATAGACTACCAGACGGTGCAGCCTGCGATGGGGAGCAGCACTCTGAGCACTCTGAGTAGAGACACGGCCATGCTGCTCAGTGATCTCACTCAGGGAGCCTCTAACTGGATCCAGTCCTTTCTGGACCCAAGGCGGACTTCAGGTCGCTCGCTCTCCCGCTCGTCgtcacagagacagactgaaACCCACAAGATGTCCAACCAAGCTTCCGTACCCAACTCTGGAGCTCAGCTTTGTTACCCACAAGGCTTTGAGCCTCTGCGCTCTGAGTGTCTTGCTATGGTTGACCCAACATCCTGTCCAGTTATAAAGAATCCATTCGTGTCACCCCTGCTGGCTCCCAACAGCATGCTGAAAGGCCTGCCGCCTGTACACATAGTGGTAagaaaggagatggaaagagtTCATGTTTAGATTAGGGTTTGGGCAACTTTTGGAATTTCTAGCCATAAAACTCTAATTGTTGTCACACAATAGAcacctctgtctttttctttagTTGATCAGTTTTGCCCATGGGCTTCACACTCATAGACATCCAGTATACATGGGCGTATAGATATATACGTCCATGTATACTAAGGGCTGCCCAAAGTATATTTGAAactaatttttttctttatttaattatcTCTCTAACCAGTGGATAACAACAATCCccacacttttattttgaagttcagtCACTGCTTACTAGCCGTGACCTTCTTGACTGGCAGGATAAAAAgtcaatactgttactgttccCCAAATCATTCATTTCTCATGAAAGGTGCAATGCTTAGAACTGTTGCCTCACATGTTCTCCATGCATGGGGTTAGGGCGATGAGCGTGTCTGTTGCCTCTTTTCCACTAGTGCCTTCTCTGCTCGCTTTGACTCAACTTGACTCTACTCTGTTTTAGTTGTTTTCCATTACAACTAAGCACCGCATAAATGTGCATCGGGGCATTATGGGAAAGCGGTCAAAAGTCCTGTGATGTcatctgtgtctgacacaaaCAAGTGACAATGGAGGACATCGAGGCGATGGTATACCTACTGCTCGGCGTATGGCTTTTTGTCTGACGTATGAACCAcaatgttcatttttttctggtCTTCGAaatgctggttttgtttttttgtgaaggAGTTGCTCTCATGACTCATTGAGTGATGCCATTGATTGGACAATCAGTGGCATGCAGTCCATTGACGTCACCTTTTCAGATCAACTTTGCTCATTTGGAATCCCGGTTGAGCAGGTACCTAAAAAGTACCAAGTACTATCActtaatggaaaaccctaaaaactgAGTTGAGTTGAGCCGAGCTGAGTAGGTACCACTGGAAAAGGGCTATTGTGTTAGTCTTTTGACAGACTCTCTATTGTGTACCCTGTCTCTGCCCTATGACAGTTGGGATGAGCCCAAGATTTCTCgcctgaacagaaaaaaatagatgGAATAGAAAAACATTGATTATGACTCCAGCAGAAAGACATAACAAGAGAGTGTTTTTAAAGCAACTTTATTGCTGTGGCTGGCTCAGAAGGCTGCAGAACAGGGAGGGACATGGAACACATTCAGATGCATTTAGAAAGGGTAAAAGAAACGTTTTGTGAGAGGAATGAGGAGAAAATTTGACCACAGGCAGAGGTCCAATCACAGGTGCTTCGAGATTGTCATTTGAGACAATATGTTGCGCTCACAGATCATTGGTAGCTGAGTCACACAGTGGCTCAACGGGACAGATGCTCTAGAAAATGTACTAGATACAAAAGGCACTTTTAACATTTAGCTTACTTGATTTCTCCTCATATAAAGTCCAGTGTGAGTTGAACTGCAGTCTATTACTCACAGCAGAATTTGAATTGACTCTTTTGCCCACGCAGGCCTCTGCTCTCGATGCCCTGCTGGACGACTCTGTGATGTTTGCCAAGAAGCTTCGAGACATGGGCCAACCTGTGAGTCTGACAGTGGCGAAGGACCTCCCACATGGCTTCCTCAGCCTGCCCCAGCTCTCCAAGGAGACGGATGTGGCTGCAGAAGTCTGCATAGCACGAATAAGGGAGGTTTTTGAGCAAGAACACCCACCGCATGATCTTGTGGAAGAGACTTAATTAAACATGTTAAGAGTGCCAACTTATCGGGATGACCGATCCAATATTCTTGGGACttctaaataaagaaaaaaaatatatagagaaagatctgacagaaaagtgaaaaaaggaaacaaatgaGGAGGAATTACAAGCACAAAGTGAAGGAAGCTTTGTCGTTCTGCACTTTAAACCCGCACAGCGTTTTCTTTAGGTAGTGGCGTTCAAGAGAACCACTGAAAACTTCTTACAACCAGCTTTAATAGGatcctaataataataacaacaaaaaacatagtTATGAAATATTTTTCTACCAGGATTTACATGTTTACAATCTGTTGCACATTCAGAGTATCACAGACTGACAGAAATTTAACTCAGAACTCACAATAACCAGCTCTCATAGTAATTTATCACCTGATGGAAGATTTCTGAAGTCAGTAAGCTGCTGTGCCTAAAATTCAAAGCTGTCTAAACATATATGATCTAAGTTAGAAACACTTTATTTCACAATGCCTACGTCAAACTGACCGGCATTAATGGTTTACTTGTATAGGAATCACCTTCCAGATGCACtgtagtattattattagtattatcattattattgttatttggATAAGGTGTGTCATCTgtttggggttgttgtttttcttgttttgttttggggttttttaagtTTGTCACATGTTTACTTACTATTAAAAAGGCCTTCACCTTGTATTTACCAGCAGTATCTGGTACCAGCGTGAAAGTAACTTTATAATATGTTAATTAACTGTTTTATCatgttgttattatttcacAACTGTGTTGAATAAAACTGCACTCTGAAGTTTTTGCACTTGCATTTTTTAATGAGGTGCATGGTGATAACTCAGATTAGTGAATCTGAGCATTACCTTGCCTTCTTCAACATTAGGTGTCACAGATGTTGACAGGAAGTAAACTtgcttttgatttatttaaattaaatgtttatgtTGGTGGCAGTAAATGGTGAAATAAACACTTTAGTTTTTTACACACTAATGGGTTTTCTATTTTTCAAATTTTCAAGTGTGTGCAACTGCAACTTTAGGATCACAGCCTTCATACGGATTGCTCTGTTGCCAGTCATTTGCTTCGTTCTTGCAGTTTTTTCTCCCCTTTATCTGTCTGCGTCCTCTAATCGGACTCTGTCAGCTAAATAGCTGCTCTCAGCTTTAATGTTAAGATAAAGATGTTTGTCTGCTACAAGTGCAGACCTCAGTCCATTTCCTGGCTGATGTCACTCAACAGCAGCTGGCAATACTCTGAAGGAAATGCTGATCAATGATGGAAGAGTCAACAGTGCTATAAATAAGTCAAAACTGATTTAAACCCAACCAACCAGCTCTATTAAAAAAGGACTTTGTGTGTCCACTCTTTCTACGTTTGCCTCATTGTCCTTGAGGAGTGAGGGCGTAGAGGTGTGTTTGATCACATCAACTACAAAAATGTCCACGAGCAGTTTATGATTCCTGTTTCCATCGTCTGCCTCACATGGCGATACAGTTACACCATCAGCAGCGACGTCACTGGGATCAAACCTGTTGAGCCAGCTCTTAGACTTTAATAAGCATCTAGGATACCATTGTCACCAATAGCACCAGTAAGTCTGAGGAACAGGAGTCAGCAGTCACTGTGTGATTCAAACACTGTGACTGTAGATGCTGGCATCTTGGGTATGCCTGTTTCTTTATCTATCTGGGTCAACTTTTCCAGtctttagaaaagaaaaaaaaatatacctgAGTTATTGTCCATCAAGAAAACAATAAGACCTTTCAGTATTAACATTTAATATGTGGTCTTTGTACTGTTCTGTGTTCTCTAGTGTTATTGTTTTACATAAGCTTGCATGGCAGGTTTTACTGACAACAAAAGTGAAACACATTCTGAACCCAGAGGTCACAGTGTGCATCACCTTAGTTTATCAGAATAACCTGTGAATCTGAGGACATATAACATGGTTCTCTCatcctcatttttttttacatttaagtttttattgattttgcAAGTTTTTTGAAAACATATAGTTAAAcctgtttaggaagagggggggGGGACCAAGAAAACTGCTGGTGTGCATCCCTCTCCTTAAAAGTCTAAGAAAGGAAAGAGAAACGAACTTACAGTAGGTtctgaaagaagaaacacagaaacGGGCAACTAAAAATGACAGTAAAGTAACATATGGGCCGGTAGTCACAGTTAATAATCCTTCAGATTATGGTATTATGGTCGTGATTTCCTGTGTGCTTCAGATAGCTCCAAAAGTAGTCCCAAATTTTATCTTTGTCTTTTGTatcatttttaagtttattcaGCATGGACTCATAGGAAGCAGTCTCTGCCATTGCTCTGATCCAGTCTTTCAGCTCAGGATGTTCTGTTGTCTTCCAGTGCCTAAGGATAATCctcaccaaggcgttcccaggccagtcgagagatataatctctccagcgtgtcctgggtctgccccggggcctcctctcGGTGGGGCATGCCCGGAagacctcacccaggaggcgcccaggaggcatccttgtcagatgcccgaaccacctcagctggctcc encodes:
- the lipea gene encoding lipase, hormone-sensitive a, with product MREAPEMDYKVVFATLEKVCQDNISVFCGPSRLPHGTAVERLVTCVKQIQEHGRALEPIVTSFTAVYHHYDFDAQTPGNGYRTLVKVLEACLLHIIHKARYIASSYSNPFFRVDHNTSEMEAYCSALCQLRALLHLAQQLINDNDCGQLYSLQDEDLSRSFVQEYSSMHKACFYGRCLGFQYSPSIRPFLQTVVISMVSYGETYGKQQSGFGTAALSLLTSGKYVIDPELRGAEFERITQNLDMQFWKSFWNLTESGLLSGFNRIASKQVQVNFTMTVPPVTLRLPLASDPRLSVTVSPPIAHWGPGPVHMRLISYELREGQDSEELLVLSRTKPPPISTHLPWVQKQPRSPWLLIHFHGGGFVAQTSKSHENYLRSWSKELNVPVLSVDYSLSPEAPFPRALEECFYAYCWALNNCHLLGSTAERVCLAGDSAGGNLCITVSMKAISTGIRIPDGIMAAYPATLLTTDASPSRLLTLIDPLLPLGVLTKCINAYAGIDYQTVQPAMGSSTLSTLSRDTAMLLSDLTQGASNWIQSFLDPRRTSGRSLSRSSSQRQTETHKMSNQASVPNSGAQLCYPQGFEPLRSECLAMVDPTSCPVIKNPFVSPLLAPNSMLKGLPPVHIVASALDALLDDSVMFAKKLRDMGQPVSLTVAKDLPHGFLSLPQLSKETDVAAEVCIARIREVFEQEHPPHDLVEET